The Nitrospinota bacterium region CTGCGATGGCGCCGCAACGGGAGCCCTTTCGTACAACGATTTTCTAAAGTTTACCTCCCTGATTCAAAACCTGGAAAAAGGTGTTGTAATGAGTTTTGGCAGCGCCGTCATGGCTCCCGAAATTTATTTAAAAGCCCTCAGCATGGCTAGAAACGTAGCCCATCAGAAAGGATCAGTGATCCGACACTTTACAACGTTGGTATGCGATCTTCACGACCTTCCAACGGACTTTTCAAAAGAACCTTCCAAGGATAATACGGGGTATTATTACCGGCCTTGGAAAACCATGCTGGTGCGAACGGTGGCCGACGGGGGTAAAAGCTACTATATTCAAGCCCAACATGCGGATTCCATTCCCGCTCTTTGGACTATCATCAACGAAATAGAAGAGAACCGTTGAATAGTTCTTTTCCAAAATCAAGCCATCGAGCCACATGAAAATTTTTGATCTTGACGATCTTTCCAAAAAATGTCATGCCCTTAGGGAAGAAGGCAAGAAAATCGTGTACTGCCACGGTTGTTTTGACCTGATGCACCCCGGCCACATCAAATATTTTCAGGCCAGCAAAAAAATGGGCGATGTGCTGATAGTCACGATCACCCCCGATGAATTTGTTGACAAGGGGCCCGGACGCCCCGTTTTCAACCAAACACTGAGGGCGGAATCCATCGCCGCGCTTGAGTGTGTGGATTTTGTCGCCATCAACAAGTATCCAACTGCCGAAAACACTCTGCGTCTTCTTCGACCTCACTATTATGTAAAGGGTCAAGAGTTTGCGCAGTTGGAGGACAAAACTGGAAAAATCCAAAAAGAATACGACGTGG contains the following coding sequences:
- a CDS encoding adenylyltransferase/cytidyltransferase family protein, which translates into the protein MKIFDLDDLSKKCHALREEGKKIVYCHGCFDLMHPGHIKYFQASKKMGDVLIVTITPDEFVDKGPGRPVFNQTLRAESIAALECVDFVAINKYPTAENTLRLLRPHYYVKGQEFAQLEDKTGKIQKEYDVVKEVGAEMRFTHEIVFSSTKLLNEHFK